The genomic DNA CCGCAGGCCAGCTGACCGCCTCGACGCTGATCGCGCTGCCGGTGGCCGCCTTTACGGACACGCCCTGGCTGCTGCCGATGCCGCCCGTCGAGGTGATCCTGTCGATCCTCGGCCTGGCGCTGGTTTCGACGGCCTATGCCTACATCTTTTTTTTCCGCATCATGCGCGCGGCCGGCGCCACCAATGCCTCACTGGTCACCCTGCTGGTGCCGCCAAGCGCGATCCTGCTCGGCTACCTCTTTCTCGGCGAGACGCTGCAGGCGGCCGATTTTGCCGGCATGGTGCTGATCGCCCTTGGCCTCGCCGTGCTCGACGGTCGAATCCTGCGTTTCAGGCGGGTCGCCTGACATCTGATCGTGGTCGGTTACAGGAAAAGCCCACACACCTTGAGTGCTTCGCACCGCGTGAAAAAGACATGGTTTGCGGGGGAATCGACGGCCGATTTTCGTCCCGCTCCGGGCCACTCACGCACGGTAACAAACGTTTATATTAACCTTGGTGAAGCGATTGTGAAAAAAATGTGGCAGCCTGGAAAATTAAATAAAATCAGAACTATAGGCCTGTGAATAAGGCAGCGCCGGCTCACGCATTTCGCACTGCAGCACAAGTTTCCCTTTAACGTGTCGTGATTTCGCCCTATGTTTTAACGCGTTAACGCAGGGAGGGTCTTCCATGGGCCTTACACATTCGCTGAATGTCATCATGATCAGTGCAGCGTTCGTATTCGTGGCCACGATGCTCTTCATCTGAGGAGCGGCCGCTGAGAGTCCAAACCGAATAGGGACTTAAATTTCCGGGAAACCATTTTGCAGCACCAAGCCAGTTAGACCGCCAAGAGAGCATAAGGTCTAGACGCTGCGACAAACGAGAAAGCGCCTGAAGATCGATCTTCGGGCGCTTTCCTTTTTGGTGGATGCTGTAGCGATCGGGACGCTTGCTGCGACCGCAGCCGAAGAGACCCCAAAAGGCATGGAGCCATACCAAAGCGCGGCGGCGACCTCTGTCTGCCAGGACACGCGGCGCGTTCGCAGCCATTCGGAAGTTCAACATGGCGAAGCGCACCTTGCCCGTCGCAAGGTGCGAGCGAAGGTCAGGCGGCCGCGCCGGCCGCCACCATCCGCGGTGCATCGATCGCGCCCACCGCTTCCACAGAGGCCCGCTCGAAACCGACGAGATCCAGCACGGCTGTCACCAGCGGCGTGCGGTTCATCGAATAGATATGGAAATCGCGTACGCCGCGCCGGGCGAGATCGACGATCTGCTCGGCGGCGATGTGGGTCGCCTCCTTGAAGCGCTCGACCGGCTGGTCCTCGAGATGCACGAGCCGCGTGACGATCGCCTCCGGCACGGTGGCGCCACAGAGGCCAGCGAATTTCTGCACCTGCGCCAGATTGTTGATCGGCAGAATGCCCGGCACGATCGGGATGTTGACGCCAGCGCGCCGCACTCGTTCGAGGTAGCGCTCGAAATCATTGTTGTCGAAGAAGAATTGGGTCAGGGCCCGGGTTGCGCCCGCATCGACCTTGCGCTTCAGCATGTCGATGTCAGCGGCGACGTCAGGGCTTTCCGGGTGCTTCTCCGGATAGGAGGAGACGGAAATCTCGATGTCGTCCCCGCGCGCACGGATCGCCCGCACGAGGTCGGTGCTGCTGGCGTAACCCTCGGGATGCGGCTGGTAAGTGCTGCCGATGCCGCCCTGGGGATCGCCGCGCAGCGCCACGAAGTGGCGGACGCCGAAGCTGAGATACTCGTCGATCACGGCATCGACCTCCGCCTTCGGCGCGCCGACGCAGGTCAGGTGCGCAGCGGTATTGGCAAAGCCGCTTTCCGCGATCAAGCGCCTGACCGTCGTCAGCGAACGCGCCTTGGTCGAGCCGCCGGCGCCGTAGGTGACGGTGATGAAGGCCGGACCGAAGGCCGAAAGGTCGTCTGCCGTCTGGAAGAGCTGCGCTTCCATCTCGTCGGTCTTGGGCGGGAAATATTCGAAGGAGAGCCGGAGATTGCCGCGTTCGGCCGGGTAAAGCGTCTGTGCCGTCATTATTATACTCCCCCCGCCTGGACACGCGGCCGCGGCGTTTCATTCTCGTTCACGGCCCGCCGATCACGCGCGAGCCAGATCGTCACCGTCAATTTTCCATCATTCGCCCCCTCAGGCGAAAGATCCGTGGTCTTCTCGAGCACAAGGCCAGCCTTCGCCAGCCAATCGGCCATCGCCTGGTGCGAGAAGCCGAGGCGCGCATGGGCGTGCTCGTCGCGCAGATGCTCAAGTCCGTGCGGCGCGAAGTCGATGATGACCAGCCGTCCACCCGGCATCAGCATGCGCGCGGCTTCCGCGATCGCGGCTTCCGGCTCTTCGAGGAAATGCAGCACCTGGTGAATGGTGACGAGGTCGAAGGTCTGGCCGTCGAGCGGCAGGTTAAAGATGTCCCCATGGCGGATCGACGCCTTGGTGATGCCAGCGCGATCGAGATTGGAGCGCGCCACCGCAAGCATGTCGCGGCTGGCGTCGACGCCGATACCGCGCCGATAGAGGCCCTCGAAGAGCTGCAGGATGCGGCCTGTGCCGGTGCCGAGATCGAGCAAGCTTTCGACCGGCTCGTCGCCCACCATTTCGCGCAGCTTCGCCTCGACGTCACGCTCGCTGACATGCAGGCGGCGAAGCTCGTCCCAGCCGGCGGCGTTGCGGCTGAAATAGGCCTGCGCCTTCTCCGAGCGCGCCTTCTTCAAGGTGGTGAGCCGGGCTGCATCACGCGCCAACACCGCGTCGTCGACGGAGGCGGAGGCCAGCATCGCCCGCACGAGCCCGACCCGGGCACCGTCCTGACGGAGGCGGAAATAGGCCCAGGCGCCCTCCTGGTAGCGGTCGATCAGCTCGACCTCCGCCAGCAGCTTCAGATGCCTGGAAATGCGTGGCTGCGATTGACCGAGAATTTCGGTAAGATCGGTGACGGTCAGATCGCCGGCGGCGAGAAGCGCGACGAGACGCATGCGGGTCGGCTCGCCCGCCGCCTTCAGCACGTCCACCAACGCATCCAGACCCAGTTCTCTCTGCAGAGCCATAGCGATCCCCATCAACACATAAAGATATGTTTATGTGATTTGCGGTGGTGACGCAAGCGGATTTGCGCGGAGAGGCCAAACAATGGCGCCGGCGGAACGGATGCTTGTGTATGGACGCCATGCGCCCCAAACGATGTCTCGGGCGGCACGTCAGGAGACCTGCGAAGGTCCCGCTAGTAGGCCGACTTCACGACCCGAATGAGGGCAGCCCCACGCAACCGTGACAAACCCGGCGCCCTTCCCGGTGTTGGGACGCCACCCTATCCGCGCCTCTGCCGCCCGAGGTACGCGTCATCCGCCAGCCCATCTCGCCGCAGCGATAGACAAACCTGCAAACGCCCGTTCGCGCCCGCCATCGGGACGGCAATCGCAGAGCTGATCGCTACGCCGACCCCTGGAGCGTCCCGCACGTTCATCCCCCACGCGGGCACAGCGATAAACAGACCCTGGCGCGCAACCGAGCGACAGCTGGTCTTCGCCTCAGGTCAGGAGACAAAGGAAAACGGGCGAAGCCTGCGCCTCGCCCGTTCCTAGAGCAAATGTTGCAGC from Ensifer adhaerens includes the following:
- the metF gene encoding methylenetetrahydrofolate reductase [NAD(P)H], coding for MTAQTLYPAERGNLRLSFEYFPPKTDEMEAQLFQTADDLSAFGPAFITVTYGAGGSTKARSLTTVRRLIAESGFANTAAHLTCVGAPKAEVDAVIDEYLSFGVRHFVALRGDPQGGIGSTYQPHPEGYASSTDLVRAIRARGDDIEISVSSYPEKHPESPDVAADIDMLKRKVDAGATRALTQFFFDNNDFERYLERVRRAGVNIPIVPGILPINNLAQVQKFAGLCGATVPEAIVTRLVHLEDQPVERFKEATHIAAEQIVDLARRGVRDFHIYSMNRTPLVTAVLDLVGFERASVEAVGAIDAPRMVAAGAAA
- a CDS encoding ArsR/SmtB family transcription factor; this encodes MALQRELGLDALVDVLKAAGEPTRMRLVALLAAGDLTVTDLTEILGQSQPRISRHLKLLAEVELIDRYQEGAWAYFRLRQDGARVGLVRAMLASASVDDAVLARDAARLTTLKKARSEKAQAYFSRNAAGWDELRRLHVSERDVEAKLREMVGDEPVESLLDLGTGTGRILQLFEGLYRRGIGVDASRDMLAVARSNLDRAGITKASIRHGDIFNLPLDGQTFDLVTIHQVLHFLEEPEAAIAEAARMLMPGGRLVIIDFAPHGLEHLRDEHAHARLGFSHQAMADWLAKAGLVLEKTTDLSPEGANDGKLTVTIWLARDRRAVNENETPRPRVQAGGV